From a single Paenibacillus sp. FSL W8-0426 genomic region:
- a CDS encoding DHH family phosphoesterase: MPKFLKKRWHGYYTVWAFILLLLLVMFVTIYNWTLGLISLILASALGIVMIKAELAFRRELNDYINGLSIRIKRMEGEAVNMLPFGIVLYSEDRTVEWHNRFVADMFQEKTMVGSTLTHLFPKLPQPKEKKDGSKDAASKELHDEFQLDDRYYGVIHNPLERYVYVYEITELAVLRDKYENERIALGILVLDNLDEAAQGMDDQQRTSLIARVTSEITAWAKRYEVYLRRLSSDRYLMMLNHKALQELEQSRFVILDEVREMTADLKVPMTLSIGLAFGSDSISELGELAQSSLDMALGRGGDQAAVKSGQRLSFYGGKSNAVEKRTRVRARVIAHALRDLMQESDRVIIMGHKMPDMDAIGASIGVWKAASLYNVEARIVLDGVNPSIERMMELVNKDEKLAKAFISPEQATQVMTEHTLLVVVDTHKASMTMEPKLVQAATRVVVVDHHRRGEEFINDAVLIYLEPYASSAAELVTELLQYIHDKVQFTPLEATALLAGITVDTKHFALHTGSRTFEAAGFLRRSGADTIMIQRLMKENLSEYIAKAEIIKHAKMVYGNIALAVTERGSKLPQMMIAQVADTLLNMNDVVASFVISERPDGLIGISARSLGRMNVQVVMERLGGGGHLTNAAVQLEGSLGEAEKRLMNVLAEIEKEEGLFE; encoded by the coding sequence ATGCCTAAATTTCTGAAGAAGCGCTGGCACGGCTACTATACCGTATGGGCGTTTATTCTATTGCTCCTGCTGGTCATGTTCGTGACCATTTACAACTGGACGCTTGGTTTGATCAGCCTGATACTCGCTTCGGCGCTCGGCATTGTCATGATCAAAGCGGAGCTTGCCTTTCGCCGGGAATTGAATGATTACATTAACGGATTATCCATACGCATCAAACGGATGGAGGGGGAAGCGGTAAACATGCTTCCCTTCGGCATTGTGCTGTACAGCGAAGACCGTACGGTAGAATGGCATAACCGCTTTGTGGCGGATATGTTTCAGGAGAAAACGATGGTGGGCAGCACGCTAACCCATCTGTTTCCAAAGCTGCCGCAGCCGAAAGAAAAGAAGGACGGATCGAAAGACGCGGCATCCAAGGAACTGCACGACGAGTTCCAACTCGATGACCGATATTACGGCGTCATCCATAACCCGCTGGAACGGTACGTGTACGTGTATGAAATTACCGAGTTGGCTGTTCTCCGGGATAAGTACGAAAATGAACGAATCGCGCTGGGCATTCTGGTGCTCGACAATCTGGACGAGGCGGCACAAGGCATGGACGACCAGCAGCGCACCTCGCTGATTGCCCGCGTAACCAGCGAAATCACGGCTTGGGCGAAGCGGTACGAAGTGTATTTGCGCCGTTTGTCGTCCGACCGCTACCTGATGATGCTGAACCACAAGGCGCTGCAGGAACTGGAGCAGAGCCGGTTTGTCATTCTGGACGAGGTGCGGGAAATGACCGCCGATCTCAAGGTGCCGATGACGCTTAGCATCGGGCTGGCCTTTGGTTCGGATAGCATTAGCGAGCTGGGAGAGCTTGCTCAGTCCAGTCTCGATATGGCGCTAGGACGCGGCGGCGACCAGGCTGCCGTCAAATCGGGACAGCGGCTGTCCTTCTATGGCGGCAAGTCCAATGCCGTCGAGAAACGGACGCGGGTTCGCGCCCGGGTCATTGCGCATGCTTTGCGGGATCTTATGCAGGAGAGCGATCGGGTCATTATTATGGGGCATAAAATGCCCGATATGGATGCGATCGGCGCTTCCATCGGGGTGTGGAAAGCGGCCAGCCTGTACAATGTGGAGGCACGCATCGTCCTGGATGGGGTAAATCCGTCCATTGAACGAATGATGGAGCTGGTGAACAAGGACGAAAAGTTGGCCAAAGCCTTTATTTCGCCCGAACAGGCAACCCAGGTCATGACCGAGCACACGCTGCTCGTCGTTGTCGATACCCACAAAGCCTCCATGACGATGGAGCCCAAGCTGGTACAGGCCGCTACGCGCGTAGTCGTGGTGGACCACCACCGCCGCGGCGAGGAATTCATTAACGACGCTGTGCTGATTTATCTTGAGCCTTACGCTTCATCGGCTGCCGAGCTTGTTACCGAGCTGTTGCAATATATCCATGACAAGGTACAGTTCACGCCGCTGGAAGCGACGGCGCTGCTCGCGGGAATTACGGTGGATACGAAGCATTTCGCGCTGCATACCGGGTCAAGAACGTTCGAGGCGGCCGGCTTCCTGCGCAGAAGTGGTGCAGATACCATCATGATCCAGCGGCTGATGAAAGAAAATCTGTCAGAATATATTGCTAAGGCAGAAATCATAAAGCATGCTAAAATGGTATATGGGAACATTGCGCTTGCGGTCACTGAACGCGGCAGCAAGCTCCCGCAAATGATGATCGCCCAAGTGGCGGACACCTTGCTGAACATGAACGACGTCGTCGCTTCATTTGTGATCAGCGAGCGTCCGGACGGGCTGATCGGAATCAGTGCAAGATCGCTCGGCCGCATGAACGTACAGGTCGTCATGGAACGGCTCGGCGGCGGCGGGCATTTGACCAATGCGGCTGTTCAGCTGGAAGGATCGCTGGGAGAGGCAGAAAAACGGCTGATGAACGTACTGGCTGAAATCGAAAAGGAAGAGGGGCTGTTCGAATGA
- a CDS encoding MazG-like family protein, whose product MPKELDVAKRAKVIEWLKTEVLDQVSRLFKALWEGSTSRIGDSLASLMMSVYILGRRLGIPFKDLDALLVEKLKKHKSEGHQLEDWYQDISALEDHMRKR is encoded by the coding sequence ATGCCTAAAGAACTGGATGTAGCCAAACGCGCTAAAGTGATTGAATGGCTGAAGACCGAAGTGCTTGACCAGGTGTCCCGATTGTTCAAAGCGTTATGGGAAGGCAGCACCTCCCGAATCGGGGACAGTCTCGCCAGTCTGATGATGAGCGTGTACATATTGGGCCGCAGGCTTGGTATTCCGTTCAAGGATCTGGATGCACTGCTAGTAGAGAAACTGAAAAAGCACAAATCGGAAGGTCACCAGTTGGAAGACTGGTACCAGGATATATCCGCGCTCGAAGATCATATGCGTAAGAGGTGA
- a CDS encoding adenylosuccinate synthase: protein MSTVVVVGTQWGDEGKGKITDYLAESADVVARYQGGNNAGHTILIDNKKYKLTMIPSGIFNTDKACVIGNGMVINPKALIEEINYIHDNGFTTKNLTISDRAHIILPYHMVLDALEEERKGPNKIGTTGKGIGPCYMDKAARIGIRMADLMDAEEFELKLRHLVQEKNRVIEQVYDGEPVDVEQILKDYLEYAEVLRPYVRDTSVVLNEFIDENKKVLFEGAQGVMLDIDQGTYPFVTSSNPSAGGVCIGSGVGPARIQQVIGVAKAYTTRVGDGPFPTELFDAVGDQIRETGHEYGTVTGRPRRVGWFDSVVVRHARRVSGITGLSLNSLDVMTGLETVKICTGYKYKGEIITHYPASLKMLAECEAVYEELPGWSEDITGAKKLEDLPVNTQNYIKRVSELTGIPIAIFSVGRNREQTNQVMPIYV from the coding sequence ATGTCAACGGTAGTTGTAGTGGGAACGCAATGGGGAGACGAAGGAAAAGGCAAAATCACGGATTATCTCGCGGAAAGCGCGGACGTGGTCGCTCGTTACCAAGGAGGTAACAATGCCGGCCATACGATTTTGATCGATAACAAAAAATATAAGCTGACGATGATTCCATCGGGGATTTTCAACACTGACAAAGCTTGCGTCATCGGCAACGGCATGGTCATTAACCCGAAGGCACTTATTGAAGAGATTAATTATATTCATGACAATGGCTTTACAACGAAAAACCTGACGATCAGCGACCGGGCACATATCATTCTGCCATATCACATGGTACTGGATGCGCTGGAAGAAGAGCGTAAAGGACCGAACAAAATCGGTACGACAGGCAAAGGGATCGGTCCTTGTTACATGGACAAAGCAGCCCGTATCGGAATCCGCATGGCGGACCTGATGGATGCCGAAGAGTTCGAACTGAAGCTGCGCCATCTGGTGCAGGAGAAAAATCGCGTCATTGAGCAAGTATACGATGGCGAGCCGGTGGATGTAGAGCAAATCCTGAAGGATTACCTGGAGTATGCCGAGGTTCTTCGTCCATACGTGCGCGATACTTCCGTCGTCCTGAACGAGTTCATCGACGAGAACAAAAAGGTGCTGTTTGAAGGCGCGCAAGGCGTTATGCTCGACATCGACCAAGGTACCTACCCGTTCGTAACGTCTTCGAACCCATCCGCAGGCGGCGTATGTATCGGTTCCGGCGTTGGCCCGGCACGCATTCAGCAGGTCATCGGCGTGGCTAAGGCGTATACAACACGCGTAGGCGATGGTCCATTCCCAACAGAACTGTTTGATGCTGTTGGCGACCAGATCCGCGAAACGGGTCATGAGTACGGTACAGTTACCGGACGTCCTCGCCGCGTTGGCTGGTTCGACAGCGTCGTTGTTCGTCACGCCCGTCGCGTGAGCGGTATCACTGGCCTGTCCCTGAACTCGCTGGACGTGATGACAGGATTGGAAACCGTGAAAATCTGTACCGGATACAAATACAAAGGCGAGATCATCACTCATTATCCGGCTAGCTTGAAAATGCTGGCGGAGTGCGAGGCGGTTTACGAGGAGCTGCCAGGCTGGAGTGAAGATATCACAGGAGCGAAAAAGCTGGAAGATCTGCCAGTGAACACGCAAAACTACATCAAACGCGTATCCGAGCTGACAGGCATTCCGATTGCCATCTTCTCGGTAGGCCGTAACCGTGAACAGACGAATCAGGTTATGCCGATCTACGTCTGA
- the dnaB gene encoding replicative DNA helicase, whose protein sequence is MGGEMLFDRIPPQNLEAEQAVLGAILLQGEALITAMERVQTEDFYDKPHQLIYETMIQLGEENQPIDLVTLTSRLKDKGELEEAGGVSYLAKLAHGVPTAANVDYYAQIIEEKSMLRRLIRTATQIVSEGYAGGEDVSAMLGEAERRILEISNRRSSSGFIAIRDVLMEVFDRVETLHQNRGTTTGIPSGFIDLDKMTAGFQRSDLIIVAARPSVGKTAFALNIAQNVAIRAQETVAIFSLEMSAAQLVQRMICAEANLDAGVMRNGDFKGDEDWQKLTMGIAALSEAEVYIDDTPGITVADIRAKCRRLKKEKGLGMILIDYLQLISGRGKAGENRQQEVSEISRTLKQIGRELEVPVIALSQLSRGVEQRQDKRPMMSDLRESGSIEQDADIVAFLYRDDYYNQETEKKNIIEIIIAKQRNGPVGTVELVFLKQFNKFVNYERAHNDAFAM, encoded by the coding sequence ATGGGCGGCGAAATGTTATTCGACCGGATTCCCCCGCAGAACCTGGAAGCCGAGCAGGCCGTGCTGGGTGCAATCCTGCTTCAGGGCGAGGCCCTGATTACAGCGATGGAACGGGTGCAAACCGAGGATTTCTATGACAAGCCGCATCAACTCATCTATGAAACGATGATTCAGCTTGGCGAGGAAAATCAGCCGATTGACCTTGTCACGCTGACTTCGCGTTTGAAGGACAAAGGCGAGCTGGAGGAGGCCGGCGGCGTCAGCTATCTTGCGAAGCTGGCCCATGGCGTGCCTACGGCAGCCAATGTCGATTATTACGCCCAGATCATCGAAGAAAAATCGATGCTGCGGCGACTCATCCGTACCGCCACGCAGATTGTGAGCGAAGGTTATGCAGGCGGAGAGGATGTATCGGCCATGCTCGGGGAAGCCGAGCGGCGCATCCTGGAAATTTCCAATCGTCGCTCCAGCAGCGGCTTTATTGCCATCCGCGATGTTCTGATGGAAGTGTTCGACCGTGTCGAGACGCTGCATCAGAACAGGGGAACAACAACAGGCATCCCGTCCGGATTTATCGATTTGGACAAGATGACCGCAGGTTTTCAGCGCAGTGACTTGATCATTGTAGCGGCACGTCCTTCCGTAGGTAAGACCGCCTTTGCGCTGAATATCGCCCAGAACGTGGCCATTCGTGCGCAGGAGACGGTAGCCATCTTCAGTCTGGAGATGTCGGCGGCACAGCTTGTGCAGCGGATGATCTGCGCTGAGGCGAACCTGGATGCGGGTGTCATGCGTAACGGGGATTTCAAGGGCGACGAGGACTGGCAGAAGCTGACGATGGGCATTGCTGCATTGTCGGAAGCGGAAGTCTATATTGACGATACACCCGGGATCACGGTAGCCGACATTCGTGCCAAATGCCGCCGTCTCAAAAAAGAGAAGGGGCTTGGCATGATCCTGATCGATTACCTGCAGCTCATCAGCGGCCGCGGCAAAGCAGGGGAGAACCGCCAGCAGGAGGTCTCCGAGATTTCCCGTACGCTGAAGCAGATCGGCCGTGAGCTTGAAGTTCCGGTTATCGCGTTGTCCCAGCTCAGCCGGGGCGTGGAGCAGCGGCAGGACAAGCGCCCAATGATGAGTGACTTGCGGGAATCGGGTTCGATCGAGCAGGATGCCGATATCGTGGCGTTTTTGTACCGGGATGATTATTACAACCAGGAGACCGAGAAGAAGAACATTATCGAGATCATTATCGCCAAACAGCGTAACGGTCCGGTAGGTACGGTAGAGTTGGTCTTCCTGAAGCAGTTCAACAAATTCGTCAACTACGAGCGGGCGCATAACGATGCATTCGCGATGTAG
- a CDS encoding CBS domain-containing protein — translation MNIAFFLLPKQEVTCVTSDSTLRQTLERMEYHRFTAVPILNKEGKYIGTVTEGDLLWHMKNSEGKISFENASKFLLKDVPLRLDIKPVSINANMEDLINLAKVQNFVPVVDDMERFIGIVRRSQIIEYCEGIVAKETLKAKSI, via the coding sequence ATGAATATTGCATTTTTTCTATTGCCCAAGCAAGAGGTAACATGCGTAACGTCGGATTCTACACTCAGGCAAACGTTGGAACGGATGGAATATCATCGATTTACGGCGGTGCCCATTTTGAATAAGGAAGGCAAATATATCGGTACCGTGACTGAGGGCGACTTGTTGTGGCACATGAAGAACTCCGAAGGGAAGATTTCATTTGAAAACGCTTCAAAGTTTTTGCTCAAGGACGTTCCGCTGCGGCTTGATATCAAGCCGGTATCGATCAATGCCAACATGGAGGATTTGATCAATCTGGCCAAAGTTCAGAACTTTGTACCCGTCGTGGATGACATGGAACGATTTATCGGCATTGTGCGGCGCAGCCAAATTATCGAATATTGTGAAGGCATCGTTGCCAAGGAAACGCTCAAGGCCAAATCCATTTGA
- a CDS encoding LCP family protein — MTRRTKEKKKKKRKGLYITLLSLVVLLVGGYLFRQQLAVAAFDLFLAGTVEDSLSRSYVPQEGNKTPDPIVYREKPFSVLLLGSDKRAYEKTRGRSDTVMYAVVRPKESRVLLVSIPRDTYVQIVGRDANKDGEDDYDKIAHAYAFGGENMSINTVEKFLDADVGYYATINFDGIRKVVDALGGVKLPIEEDIVNKNPDHVQFTIEGGKPIYDGQEALYYVRYREDSDFNRTKRQQIFLNAMANEMLNLNQIGKIPELLQIMGDNFQTDMQPSFIIDLAKQVLTQEKPQISSFTILGEGMRKDGIYYGKADEKDVQYAKELITNWMDESTPVGSLMIPDRQKIE; from the coding sequence ATGACAAGAAGAACTAAAGAGAAGAAAAAGAAAAAAAGAAAAGGCCTATATATAACGCTCTTATCACTCGTCGTACTATTAGTTGGCGGTTATTTGTTCCGCCAGCAGCTCGCTGTGGCTGCATTCGATCTGTTTCTGGCGGGCACGGTCGAAGACTCGCTCTCCAGATCATACGTACCGCAGGAAGGCAATAAAACGCCTGATCCGATCGTATATCGCGAGAAACCATTCTCCGTGCTGCTGCTCGGGTCCGACAAGCGCGCCTATGAGAAAACCCGCGGACGCTCCGACACGGTCATGTATGCCGTTGTGCGTCCAAAGGAGTCAAGGGTGCTGCTGGTATCTATTCCGCGCGATACCTATGTACAGATTGTAGGGCGGGATGCTAACAAGGATGGCGAAGACGATTACGACAAGATCGCGCATGCCTACGCTTTTGGCGGAGAGAATATGTCCATCAATACGGTGGAGAAATTTTTAGATGCCGATGTCGGGTACTATGCCACGATCAATTTTGATGGAATCCGAAAAGTGGTCGATGCGCTTGGCGGCGTGAAGCTGCCCATTGAAGAGGATATCGTGAACAAAAACCCGGATCATGTACAGTTCACCATTGAAGGCGGCAAACCCATCTATGATGGTCAGGAAGCCCTTTACTACGTGAGGTACCGTGAGGATAGCGACTTTAACCGGACCAAACGGCAGCAGATTTTCCTGAACGCCATGGCGAACGAAATGCTTAATCTCAATCAAATTGGCAAGATTCCGGAGCTGCTGCAGATCATGGGAGACAATTTTCAGACCGATATGCAGCCTTCCTTCATCATTGACCTGGCCAAACAGGTGTTGACCCAGGAGAAGCCGCAAATTTCCAGCTTTACGATTCTCGGCGAGGGGATGCGCAAGGATGGCATCTACTATGGCAAGGCCGATGAGAAGGATGTCCAATATGCCAAAGAGCTGATTACGAACTGGATGGATGAATCGACCCCAGTCGGCTCACTGATGATTCCCGATCGGCAGAAGATCGAGTAA
- a CDS encoding DUF2232 domain-containing protein — MKFSFKTAVWSVVYLLLLLSLPTPLSVLAIFFVLVPGVVLYASLSVKSFVWHLVPVAVILLMISPIYLLLLVIFTIPAMIMGNAYKKRKSALFALMSGMGAMLGEYLFLLLLGTVFFQFDLSGYITDVVQLTVEPLTGSSTQMVNGFVWTPEMTQDVARQTQLMIPFALVVTSMVMALITHAVARPILSVMGVTVSKLPPAREWRMPRALIWYYFLALIFEVVSRQSDGTYWTMIAANLSPLINLGFMIQAIGFFFFLSHVRKWNPVIPYLLAAAVFFIGPLRIIGIIDLAFPLREAISKPKR; from the coding sequence TTGAAATTTAGCTTTAAAACGGCCGTTTGGAGCGTCGTGTATTTGCTCTTGTTGCTTTCGCTGCCAACGCCTCTATCGGTGCTCGCGATCTTTTTCGTGCTGGTTCCGGGAGTCGTATTGTACGCGTCCTTATCGGTGAAGTCCTTTGTATGGCATCTCGTGCCGGTAGCCGTCATTTTGTTGATGATCAGTCCCATATATTTGTTATTGCTCGTGATTTTCACGATTCCTGCCATGATTATGGGTAATGCTTATAAGAAAAGGAAATCGGCTCTGTTTGCTTTGATGTCAGGAATGGGTGCGATGCTGGGGGAATATTTGTTCCTTTTGCTTTTAGGCACTGTATTTTTCCAGTTCGACCTGTCCGGCTATATTACCGATGTGGTTCAATTGACGGTCGAACCATTAACCGGATCATCCACACAGATGGTTAACGGTTTTGTATGGACGCCGGAAATGACGCAGGACGTGGCGAGACAGACGCAGCTCATGATTCCGTTTGCACTGGTTGTCACCTCTATGGTGATGGCTCTTATCACGCATGCAGTCGCTCGTCCCATCCTGAGTGTTATGGGCGTGACGGTGTCCAAATTGCCGCCTGCACGCGAATGGAGAATGCCACGCGCGTTGATCTGGTACTACTTCCTTGCATTGATCTTCGAGGTCGTGTCAAGACAAAGCGACGGGACGTATTGGACGATGATCGCGGCCAATCTGTCGCCGCTAATCAATTTGGGCTTCATGATTCAAGCTATCGGTTTTTTCTTTTTCTTGTCCCATGTGAGGAAATGGAATCCGGTAATCCCCTATCTGCTGGCCGCCGCCGTCTTTTTCATTGGGCCGCTTCGGATTATCGGGATCATTGATCTGGCGTTCCCGCTTCGAGAGGCAATTTCGAAACCAAAACGATAG
- a CDS encoding peptidoglycan DD-metalloendopeptidase family protein yields the protein MKGFKGISQPGKKIRKHEPSGKHPKAEDKNSMSMSNFSVTKARAWTSRKWIIAASCGIFIAASIGFAAKQYIAANTLTYYNVLVKGNPVGSISDEAQLQQLFADKTQEYQNKYPDAEMVLNTEGITTETAKSYKPQVDSQGTLDKLSDMLTAYAKGVEIKVDGEVIGIVKDEETANKVLEQVQSKYISAAAVSSPLKTKSVSANSSSKADGPSTTLKSVDIQEEVSTDAVKADPNKIWDVSEAVKALTVGKDSPVTYVVQEGDTISSIAARFEITQAEIRKNNPGIKETSMQIGDKLTLTVPKPAVTVKSVEQIVEQIEIKPQVEVRKSADLKAGTTKVVRPGQSGLKNMQYRVTKENGEVVKEEWLGQEVVKAAVTEVVLKGTKVVGEGTGAFAWPVSSASISSSYGQRWGRQHKGIDLVGNRDVKASDEGVVTFAGQKTGYGNVIIINHRNGYETLYGHLDSIGVKVGQVVEKGESIGVMGNTGRSTGTHLHFEIHNNGTVENPLTYLN from the coding sequence ATGAAAGGTTTCAAAGGCATAAGCCAACCGGGCAAAAAAATCCGGAAACACGAACCATCCGGAAAACACCCGAAGGCCGAAGACAAGAACAGCATGAGCATGTCCAACTTCAGTGTAACGAAAGCGCGCGCCTGGACCTCGCGCAAATGGATCATCGCCGCGTCATGCGGGATATTCATCGCAGCTTCGATCGGATTCGCAGCCAAGCAATACATAGCGGCCAACACGCTTACGTATTACAACGTATTGGTTAAAGGCAATCCTGTCGGAAGCATCTCGGACGAGGCACAATTGCAACAACTATTCGCAGACAAAACGCAGGAATACCAAAATAAATATCCGGACGCAGAGATGGTCCTGAATACCGAAGGCATTACGACGGAAACGGCGAAATCCTACAAGCCTCAAGTGGACAGTCAGGGTACGTTGGATAAGTTGAGCGATATGCTGACAGCTTACGCCAAAGGCGTCGAAATCAAGGTGGACGGTGAAGTCATCGGCATCGTGAAAGACGAGGAAACGGCGAACAAGGTACTTGAACAGGTGCAGAGCAAATACATATCGGCAGCGGCCGTGAGCAGCCCGCTCAAGACGAAGTCGGTATCGGCGAATTCTTCCTCCAAGGCAGATGGACCCAGCACCACGCTGAAGTCGGTCGACATCCAGGAGGAGGTTTCCACCGACGCCGTAAAAGCCGACCCCAACAAAATTTGGGACGTGTCCGAAGCGGTCAAGGCTTTGACCGTAGGCAAGGACTCGCCGGTAACTTACGTTGTGCAGGAAGGAGACACGATTTCCTCCATCGCAGCGAGATTCGAGATTACGCAGGCGGAGATTCGCAAGAACAATCCCGGAATCAAGGAAACGTCGATGCAAATCGGCGATAAACTGACGCTGACGGTTCCGAAACCGGCCGTGACCGTCAAGTCGGTCGAACAGATCGTGGAACAAATCGAGATTAAACCGCAAGTCGAGGTGCGCAAAAGCGCCGATCTGAAAGCTGGCACGACCAAAGTGGTCCGCCCGGGGCAGAGCGGCCTGAAAAACATGCAGTACCGCGTCACCAAGGAGAATGGCGAGGTCGTTAAGGAAGAATGGCTGGGTCAGGAAGTCGTGAAGGCTGCCGTAACGGAAGTGGTTCTGAAAGGAACCAAGGTCGTGGGCGAAGGGACTGGCGCGTTTGCCTGGCCGGTATCGAGCGCTTCCATATCCAGCAGCTACGGACAACGCTGGGGCCGCCAGCATAAAGGCATCGACCTGGTCGGCAATCGGGACGTGAAGGCGTCCGACGAAGGCGTAGTGACGTTTGCAGGCCAGAAGACCGGTTATGGCAATGTGATCATCATCAACCATCGCAACGGATACGAAACGTTATACGGTCATCTGGACAGCATCGGCGTCAAGGTAGGACAAGTCGTCGAAAAAGGCGAAAGCATCGGCGTTATGGGCAATACGGGACGCTCTACCGGAACCCATCTTCATTTTGAGATCCATAACAACGGAACGGTGGAGAACCCGCTCACTTATTTGAATTAG
- the rplI gene encoding 50S ribosomal protein L9 translates to MKVIFIKDVKGQGKKGQVKEVSEGYAQNFLLPRGLVRLATDGNMKTLENQNAAEERRKQEEKAEAEVLGKKLEAEVTELKAKAGEGGRLFGAITSKQIAEALAAKGLKIDKRKIELDDPIRTLGVTQVTVKVHPEVKATIKVQVTEE, encoded by the coding sequence ATGAAAGTCATTTTTATAAAAGATGTTAAAGGTCAGGGGAAAAAAGGACAAGTGAAGGAAGTATCGGAAGGATATGCACAGAATTTCCTTCTGCCGCGCGGGCTGGTGCGTCTGGCTACCGACGGAAACATGAAAACGCTGGAGAACCAGAATGCAGCTGAAGAGCGCCGCAAACAAGAAGAAAAAGCGGAAGCGGAAGTGCTCGGCAAAAAGCTGGAGGCTGAAGTCACCGAACTGAAAGCCAAAGCGGGTGAAGGCGGTCGCCTGTTCGGGGCCATCACAAGCAAACAAATCGCTGAGGCGCTTGCAGCCAAAGGCTTGAAAATCGATAAACGCAAAATCGAACTGGACGATCCAATCCGTACGCTCGGCGTAACACAAGTAACGGTGAAGGTTCATCCTGAAGTCAAAGCGACTATCAAGGTACAGGTAACGGAGGAGTAA